The following DNA comes from Luteolibacter flavescens.
TCCTGCCGCGCGTATGTCGTGAAGCACACCGGCCCGTATCGTCACCTCGGCAATGCATGGGCCGCCGGGATGATGCATGGCCGCGCGAAGAAATTCACTACGGACAAGAAGGTGCCGCTCTTCGAAATCTACGACAACGACCCCACCGTCACCCCGGAGGCAGACCTCGTGACCCGGGTGCATCTGCCCGCGAAGTAATCGTGGCAGGACTCCCTCCGTAGCATGACTCTCTTCGTAGCGAAACGACTGCGTCGTTTCGGCTGGGCAAAGCCACGAACCCACGAAGCCCCTCCCGATCACCCATCCCACCAGCCCCGCCACAAAATCATCCTTGCCCGCCCTGCCCCGCCGCCTCATCCCGACGCATGCAGTTTTCGGCGGTGCTGTTCGATTTCGATGGAGTGCTCGTGGACACCGAGTGGGCGATCTACGAGGCCTGGCACCGCACCTTTCTGAGTAACGGCCATCCGCTCCCGCTGGAGACCTACACGCAGTGCATCGGCTCGGACTTCGACACGTGGTCACCGAAGGTTCACCTGGAAGAACTCACCGGCCGCAGCTTTGACTGGCACCAGCTCGACGCCGACCGGCAGGTGGAGATCCGCCGCGACCTGGAGCAGGCAGGCCCCATGCCCGGGGTGGTGGCACTGCTGGAAAAGCTCACCGCGGAGGGCGTGCCGCTCGCCGTGGTGTCCAGCTCTTCCCACCAGTGGGTGGATGGCTGGCTGGAGAAGCTGCAGCTCATGCCCTACTTCCGCCACGTCGTCTGCCGCGGCGATGCCCCGCGCATCAAGCCCGCGCCGGACCTCTGGCTGGAGGCGGTGAAGCGCCTCGGCATCCCCGCCGGCGAATGCCTCGCCATCGAGGACTCGCTGAATGGCGTGAAGTCCGCCAAGGCCGCCGGGCTGAACGTGTGGGCCGTGCCGAACCGCACCACCGCGTGCCTGGATTTCTCGCTGGCCGACCGCATCGTCGGCACGCTGGAAATGCTCTGAGGAGTGCCGACGTTCCGTCGATACGTCCGCACCGGTCTCACATCTCCGGCCGCACCGGGATGCCGCGCTCGGCGAAGTAGCTCTTCGCCTCGCCCACGGTGTGCTTGCCGAAGTGGAAGATGCTCGCGGCCAGCACGGCATCGGCCTTCCCCTTTTCCAGCACCTCCACCATGTGATCGAGATTTCCGGCGCCGCCGCTCGCGATGACCGGGATGCCGACGCTTTCTGAAATCGCCGCCGTGAGCTCGCAATCGTAGCCGGCCTGGGTGCCGTCGGCGTCCATGCTGGTCAGCAGGATCTCCCCTGCCCCGCGGCGCCAGACCTCCTTCGCCCACTCCACGGCATCCAGCCCCACGGCTGTGCGACCGCCGTGCGTGTAGACGCCCCACTTGCCGGGGCCCTCGCGCTTCGCATCGATCGCCACGACGATGCACTGACTGCCGAATGCCTTCGCCCCGGCATCGACGAGCCCGGGATCCTTCACCGCGGAAGTATTGATGCCCACCTTGTCGGCTCCTGCCAAAAGCATCTCGCGCATGTTTTCCACCGAGCGGATGCCTCCGCCCACCGTCAGCGGGATGAAGCAATGGGCCGCCGTGCGCCGGACCACGTCCACCATCGTCGCGCGGTTGTCGGATGATGCCGTGATGTCGAGGAAGACGAGTTCGTCCGCCTGCTGGGCATTGTAGGCCATGGCGCACTCGACCGGATCACCGGCATCGACGAGATCGACGAAATTGACGCCTTTGACCACACGACCGTCGGTGACGTCGAGGCAGGGAATGATGCGTTTGGCGAGCACGGCGGTCACAAAAGTGGCTGCGGCATCCTGCCGCAAGCCCTCATATCGCACAAAGTCCCATTCTCACGGCGTCAGGGGACTTGCCAGCGCCGGGAGCGGGATTAAAAACCCGCGCGTGACCTACGACTTCGACGTCCCCATCACCCGTCAGGGAACCGGCTGCATCAAGTTCGACCGCCGGCCGGAACTCGATCCCTTCTGGGTGGCGGACATGGATTTCACGTCCGCACCGGAAATCATCGAGGCGCTGCACGCGCGGATCAATCACGGGGTCTTCGGCTACGCGCAGGCACATGCCGGGGTGAACGAGGCGATTGACCTCTACCTTGAAAACCAGCGCGGCGTGACCGTCCCGGGCGAGCAGATCGTCCATCTCGGCGGCCTCGTGCCCGCCCTTTCGCTGGCCGGCCGCGCCTTTTGCCAGGCGGGCGAGGCGCTGATGACCTGCACGCCGGTCTATCCGCCATTCATCGGCGTCCATCACGACGGCGTGGCGAAGCTCATCACCGTCGATCACGTCCTCGTGAACGAACGCTACGAATTTGACTGGGATGCGATGGAGGCCGCAGTGACGCCCGAGACGAAGGTCTTCCTGCTCTGCAATCCACAGAACCCGCTCGGCCGCGTCTTCACCCGTGAGGAGGTGGAGCAGCTCGCCCGCTTCTGCGTGAAGCACGATCTGGTGCTGGTCTCCGATGAGATCCACTGCGACCTGGTGCTGGATGCGGAGAAAACGCCGCATTTCTCCGCGCTGGAGCTTTCCGAGGACCTGCGCCAGCGGACGATCACGCTGCTTTCCCCGAGCAAGACCTGGAACATCGCCGGCCTAGGCTATGCCTTCGCGGTGATCCCGGACGACTCGATCCGCCGCCGCTTCAGCGCGCAGCGGGGCCACACCCTCTCGGAAATCAATGCCCTCTCCTACTACGCCGCCGAGGCCGCCTACCGCCACGGCGAGCCATGGCGCCAGCAGCTCCTCGCTTACCTGCGGGGGAACCGGGCCGCGCTGGACGCCTTCGTCGCCGAGCGCATGCCAAAGCTGAAGGTGATCCCCGGCGAGGCGACCTACCTCGCGTGGATCGATGCCCGGGGCATGGGCGTCGAGAATCCGGCGCAGTATTTCGAGAAGAACGCCGGACTTTTCCTCTCGGATGGCGCATTCTTCGGCTGGCCGGGCTGGATCCGCTTCAATTTCGGCACCACCCGCGAGCACATGCTGGCCGGTCTCGAGAAAATGGCGGCGGTGCTCTGAGTCGCGCTGCGGGGACCTCACGCCGTGCAACTTGCGCAGCGGAATGACTTCCGCGGTCCCAGTGAACCATTGCCAGCCCGCGCTTCATCCCTACACTGCCACCCATGCGCCACGTCCTGCTAGCCCTATTCGCGCTGATTTCATTCGCCTCCGCCGAACACGTCATCGTGACCGGCGGCCCCGCCCTGCGGGAGTGGGAAAACCTCCGCGTGGAGCGCGACCAGCATGACCGCTGGTGGGCGAATTTCGTCCGCGCCTCGACGCTGCGCATGGTGGAGATCCGCAAGGCCTACGGCGAAAACGCACCGATCATCTGGATCGTCTATCGCCCGGGCTACCAGGACCGCGGCAAGGAAGACGGCAAGCCCTACACCACCTGGATATCCGACCTCGCGCGGAAGCGGAGCGTCTCGCTGGTGTGGATCGAGAGCGGTCAGGAGCTGATCTCCTCGCTGAATGGCCGCCCGCGCGGCGCGGTGCAGACCTTCGACTACTTCGGCCACTCGAATCGCCACTGCTTCATGCTGGACTACGGCAGCCACATCATGGCCGCCTGCACCGCCTGGCTGCACGAGCGCGACCTGGGAAAAATCCGCGGCAGCATCTTCGCCAAGGACGCCTACTGCAAAAGCTGGGGCTGCCACACCGGCGAGAGCATGAGCAAGGTCTGGAAGAGCGCCACCGGCGTGAAGATGGAAGGCGCGCGCGGCAAGACGGACTACACCGTGGTCGGCCAGGGCCTGCTCCCGATCGGCGAAGGCTGGGTGCGCTAGATTCACCTCACATCCCGAGCGAATGAACCGCCGTCGATTCCTTGCAGGCACCGGCCTGTCCGCTGCGACCGCTTCCCTGGCGGCCGCACAGGACGCGGACGAGGTGGTTTTCCATCACGACAAGGTGGAGCCCCGTTGGGAATTCACTGCCAAGTGCATCCAGTCCACCGAGGGAAAGATGCCCGACATCCAGCTTCACGTGAAGCTGATCAAGGAACACCCCGACTACCGGTGGAACGATCGAATCAAGGAATTCCGCCTCGTCTGGGAGGGACAGCCGGTGGAAATCGCCGACCGTTTCTGGAACGACCTCACCGGCCTCTGGATCGACGTTTATCCGGATAAGGAAATTGCCAAGGTGCCGGAGGATTCGCGTTGGGAGTTCGACAAGCACCTTGCGGAGCTTCACCAGCCGAAACTGGTCCTATCCCAAGACAAGGGCACCGTCCTCATCGAGTGGAGCATCCCCCAGGAATGCGACGGTCGCTCCACCATCCGATGGATCATCTCAAAAAAAGGCACCGTGCTTCGCCATCGCGACACGCCGTTCCACGAGTGCTGAACCATCTTCCAATCGACTTTCACCCATGCTTCTCGCCGAACTCCAGCGCCTCCATTCCCTGCCATTCTTCGAACTCCTCCAGCAGGCCCGTGCCGTGCATGAGGCGAATTGGCCGGAGAATGACGTGCAGCTCTGCACGCTGCTTTCCATCAAGACCGGCGGCTGCTCGGAGGATTGCTCCTACTGTGCCCAGTCCGCGCGCTACAATTCCGGCGTCGAGATCGAGCGCCTGATGAGCAAGGAGACCATCATGGAGCGCGCGAAGGCCGCTCGGGACACGGGATCGACCCGCTTCTGCATGGGCGCCGCATGGCGCGGCGTGCGCGGCGGGACGCAGCGCTTCGAGCAAGTGCTGGATATCGTCCGCGACGTCTCCACCCTCGGCATGGAGGTCTGCGTGACCCTCGGCGAGCTGGGCCCGGAGGAGGCGAAGGCGCTGAAGGAAGCGGGCGTCACCGCCTACAATCACAATCTCGACACCTCCCGGGAGCACTACCCGAACATCGTGACGACCCACACCTACGACGACCGCCTGCGGACCATCCGCAATGCGCAGGACGCCGGCATGTCGGTCTGCTGCGGCGGCATCCTGGGACTCGGCGAGTCCACGGAGGATCGCCTGAAGATGCTGGAGGTGATTTCCGAATTCAACCCGCAGCCGGAGAGCGTGCCGATCAACTCGCTGATGCCGATGCCCGGCACGCCGCTGGCCGACAGCCAGTCGATCGACGCCTTCGACGTGGTCCGCATGATCGCCGTGACGCGCATCGCGGTGCCGAAGGCAAAGGTCCGCCTTTCCGCAGGCCGCACGCGCATGTCCGACGAGACGCAGGCACTCTGCTACTTCGCCGGGGCGAACTCGATCTTCTACGGGGACAAGCTGCTGACCGCGAAAAATCCGGCCATCGAGGCGGACCGCAAGCTGCTGTCCAAGCTCGGACTCGGCACGCTGGCTCCGAATCCGGCACTGGCGGCACCGACCGCTGAGGAAGATCGCCCGCTCAGCCCGGCGTGCTGCGGCTGCGATTGATTGACTGACTTGACGGCTGGGATGGGAGGGCTATGTGAGCGCTCCCATCAGTGGAGTCGCGAGCGAGGAGTTGGCTTCATCTGGCGGCTCCGCAGAGGCTTCCGGCAGGATGCCAGAGCCACGGAAGAGAAAACCCCGCGCCGTTTCCGGAGCGGGGTTTTGCAAAAAGGATGCCTGACGGGATCGATCAACCGATCAGCGCCTCGTAGCCGGCGGCGTCGAGGAGCGCTTCGACCTGGGCGGCGTTCTTGACCTTCAGCTTGAAGATCCAGCCCTTGCCGTAGGGGTCGGTGTTGACGAGCGAAGGATCGGCTTCCACGGCGTCGTTCACTTCCACCACCTCACCGGAGATCGGCGCGTAGATGTCGCTGGCGGCCTTCACGGACTCGACCACGGCGGTCGGGTCGCCCACATCGACGGTCTTGCCGACCGGCGGGAGTTCGACGAACACCACGTCGGTGAGTTCTTCCTGGGCGTGGTCGGAGATGCCGACGGTGGCGATGTCGCCTTCGAGAAGCACCCACTCGTGGGAGCTGTTGTAGCGGAGGTTTTGCGGAACGTTCATCGGGTGTTGCTAGCTTATGCTTTCGCGGTGGCGGGCTTGTAAAACGGTTTCTTCACGACCTTGGCCGGGAACTTGCGGCCGCGGACATCGACGAAAAGCTCGGTGCCCAGCTTCGACAGCGCGGCGGGGACGTAGGCCATGGCGATGCCCTGCCCCAGCGAGGGGGAAAGCACGCCGGAGGAAAGCTCGGAGATCACATTCCCCGCGGCATCTTCCAGCGGGTAGTGCGAGCGCGGCGGCGCGCCCTTGTCCGTGTAGGCCAGCGCGACGAGCTTCTCGGCAGGGCCCTCGGCCTTTTGCTTCGCGAGGGTCTCGCGACCGATGAAGTCGCCCTTTTCCAGATCCACGAAGAAGCCGAGACCCGCCTCGATCGGAGTGCGCTGCGGCGAGAGGTCCGAGCCATTCAGCGGGTAGCACATCTCCAGGCGCAGGGAGTCGCGGGCACCGAGGCCGCAGGCCTTTGCCCCGCACTCGATGAACTTCTCGAACCAGGCCTCGCCTTCGCCGGCGGGGCAGAAGAACTCGAAACCATCCTCACCCGTGTAGCCGGTGCGGCAGACGACGGCCTCGCCGCCCTCCACCGGGAAGCGCACGATGCCATTCCGCGGCGGCAGCGTCTGGCCCGGACATGCCTTTGCAAATGCGGCGGCGGACTCGGGACCCTGCACGGCCATGCCAGCCCAGAGCGGGCTTTCATTGCGCAGCGTCACGTCACCCGTAAGGTGCTTCGCCATCCAGGCGAAGTCCTCCTCGATCATCGAGGCATTCACCACGAGGAAGAAGTCATTCTCGCCGGTGCGATAGACGATGAGGTCGTCGATCACGCCACCGGCTTCATTCAGCAGGAAGGAATACTGGCCCTGGCCATCGCCGAGCTTGGCCACGTTGTTCGCCAGCATCTTGTTCAGCCACTCGAGCGCGCCGGCACCGCCGACGATGAACTGGCCCATGTGGGAGATGTCGAAGATCCCCGCGGCACCGCGCACCGCGC
Coding sequences within:
- a CDS encoding HAD family hydrolase produces the protein MQFSAVLFDFDGVLVDTEWAIYEAWHRTFLSNGHPLPLETYTQCIGSDFDTWSPKVHLEELTGRSFDWHQLDADRQVEIRRDLEQAGPMPGVVALLEKLTAEGVPLAVVSSSSHQWVDGWLEKLQLMPYFRHVVCRGDAPRIKPAPDLWLEAVKRLGIPAGECLAIEDSLNGVKSAKAAGLNVWAVPNRTTACLDFSLADRIVGTLEML
- the hisF gene encoding imidazole glycerol phosphate synthase subunit HisF, coding for MLAKRIIPCLDVTDGRVVKGVNFVDLVDAGDPVECAMAYNAQQADELVFLDITASSDNRATMVDVVRRTAAHCFIPLTVGGGIRSVENMREMLLAGADKVGINTSAVKDPGLVDAGAKAFGSQCIVVAIDAKREGPGKWGVYTHGGRTAVGLDAVEWAKEVWRRGAGEILLTSMDADGTQAGYDCELTAAISESVGIPVIASGGAGNLDHMVEVLEKGKADAVLAASIFHFGKHTVGEAKSYFAERGIPVRPEM
- a CDS encoding MalY/PatB family protein, which encodes MTYDFDVPITRQGTGCIKFDRRPELDPFWVADMDFTSAPEIIEALHARINHGVFGYAQAHAGVNEAIDLYLENQRGVTVPGEQIVHLGGLVPALSLAGRAFCQAGEALMTCTPVYPPFIGVHHDGVAKLITVDHVLVNERYEFDWDAMEAAVTPETKVFLLCNPQNPLGRVFTREEVEQLARFCVKHDLVLVSDEIHCDLVLDAEKTPHFSALELSEDLRQRTITLLSPSKTWNIAGLGYAFAVIPDDSIRRRFSAQRGHTLSEINALSYYAAEAAYRHGEPWRQQLLAYLRGNRAALDAFVAERMPKLKVIPGEATYLAWIDARGMGVENPAQYFEKNAGLFLSDGAFFGWPGWIRFNFGTTREHMLAGLEKMAAVL
- the bioB gene encoding biotin synthase BioB, which translates into the protein MLLAELQRLHSLPFFELLQQARAVHEANWPENDVQLCTLLSIKTGGCSEDCSYCAQSARYNSGVEIERLMSKETIMERAKAARDTGSTRFCMGAAWRGVRGGTQRFEQVLDIVRDVSTLGMEVCVTLGELGPEEAKALKEAGVTAYNHNLDTSREHYPNIVTTHTYDDRLRTIRNAQDAGMSVCCGGILGLGESTEDRLKMLEVISEFNPQPESVPINSLMPMPGTPLADSQSIDAFDVVRMIAVTRIAVPKAKVRLSAGRTRMSDETQALCYFAGANSIFYGDKLLTAKNPAIEADRKLLSKLGLGTLAPNPALAAPTAEEDRPLSPACCGCD
- the gcvH gene encoding glycine cleavage system protein GcvH, with protein sequence MNVPQNLRYNSSHEWVLLEGDIATVGISDHAQEELTDVVFVELPPVGKTVDVGDPTAVVESVKAASDIYAPISGEVVEVNDAVEADPSLVNTDPYGKGWIFKLKVKNAAQVEALLDAAGYEALIG
- the gcvT gene encoding glycine cleavage system aminomethyltransferase GcvT, encoding MPVSTIQSTPLEKLHVRLGARMVPFAGWNMPVQYTSIMDEHGAVRGAAGIFDISHMGQFIVGGAGALEWLNKMLANNVAKLGDGQGQYSFLLNEAGGVIDDLIVYRTGENDFFLVVNASMIEEDFAWMAKHLTGDVTLRNESPLWAGMAVQGPESAAAFAKACPGQTLPPRNGIVRFPVEGGEAVVCRTGYTGEDGFEFFCPAGEGEAWFEKFIECGAKACGLGARDSLRLEMCYPLNGSDLSPQRTPIEAGLGFFVDLEKGDFIGRETLAKQKAEGPAEKLVALAYTDKGAPPRSHYPLEDAAGNVISELSSGVLSPSLGQGIAMAYVPAALSKLGTELFVDVRGRKFPAKVVKKPFYKPATAKA